The following coding sequences are from one Prochlorococcus marinus XMU1412 window:
- a CDS encoding josephin, which yields MENSPQYLFLASGVNNGEGFWIVGIKNCDENILEDEILLDCHRKELIGNESAKDILLAINLNVNNLLNELRNKNYLIGSPSIGISFDIPLEILENIFDFWLDIYKNQEDWEACLGLLKVRKRISLRNLIESESLKGNSKKWATKIETLHTYVPCSLRIDKLNDPMWE from the coding sequence TTGGAGAATTCACCCCAATATCTATTTCTTGCTAGCGGAGTAAATAATGGAGAAGGTTTTTGGATTGTGGGAATAAAAAATTGCGATGAAAATATCCTTGAGGATGAAATTCTTTTAGATTGCCATAGGAAGGAATTAATAGGTAATGAATCAGCAAAAGATATTCTTTTAGCTATTAATTTAAACGTAAATAATTTATTAAATGAACTAAGAAACAAAAATTATTTAATAGGAAGTCCTTCAATAGGTATTTCATTTGATATCCCTTTAGAAATTTTGGAAAATATTTTTGATTTTTGGTTAGATATTTATAAAAATCAAGAAGACTGGGAAGCTTGTCTAGGTCTTCTTAAAGTTAGAAAAAGGATTTCCCTAAGAAACCTAATTGAAAGTGAAAGTTTAAAGGGTAACTCTAAAAAATGGGCTACAAAAATTGAAACTTTACATACTTATGTCCCTTGTTCACTTAGAATTGATAAATTAAATGACCCCATGTGGGAATAA
- a CDS encoding phosphoribosyltransferase, which translates to MISYFTWGEFDKSVEQIANKCRFRDFSGIYGVPRGGLCLAVALSHKLKLELISEPIKNSLIVDDVYETGLTLSTFKDIEGAMFFVLFSKIKPAWWNTLFISKKSQWIVFPWENTLNSKRDREEYLKKRGLS; encoded by the coding sequence ATGATAAGTTATTTTACTTGGGGCGAATTTGATAAAAGCGTAGAACAAATAGCTAATAAATGTAGATTTAGGGATTTTTCTGGAATATATGGGGTTCCTCGTGGTGGATTATGTCTTGCTGTAGCACTAAGCCATAAATTAAAACTCGAATTAATTTCAGAACCAATAAAAAATTCACTAATAGTAGATGATGTTTATGAAACAGGTCTTACCTTATCGACCTTCAAGGATATTGAAGGAGCAATGTTTTTTGTATTATTTAGTAAAATAAAACCTGCATGGTGGAATACATTATTTATATCTAAAAAAAGCCAATGGATAGTTTTCCCCTGGGAAAATACTTTAAATTCAAAAAGGGACCGTGAAGAGTACCTCAAAAAAAGAGGTTTAAGTTGA
- a CDS encoding nucleoside 2-deoxyribosyltransferase, producing the protein MRKKLYLANPYGFSKQTKILLHEFIKIFNDLDVEVFEPFERAKTLIKQESQWAYDVARSNFHDLKECDCIFAIVNGNPPDEGVMIELGIAIALKKEIFLFRDDFRNCSDSDQYPLNLMLFLGLPKDNWEKFYFESLQDIKSDKKRFIEWTKN; encoded by the coding sequence TTGAGAAAGAAATTATATTTGGCAAATCCATATGGATTTTCAAAACAAACTAAAATTCTCTTACATGAATTTATTAAAATCTTCAATGATTTAGATGTAGAAGTATTTGAACCTTTTGAGAGAGCAAAAACATTAATAAAACAAGAAAGTCAATGGGCATATGACGTTGCAAGAAGTAATTTCCATGATTTAAAAGAATGTGATTGTATTTTTGCGATTGTAAATGGAAATCCACCTGATGAAGGTGTAATGATTGAATTGGGTATCGCAATTGCTCTAAAAAAGGAAATCTTTTTATTCAGGGATGACTTTAGAAATTGTTCTGATAGCGATCAATACCCATTAAATCTAATGTTATTTCTTGGGCTGCCTAAAGATAATTGGGAAAAATTTTATTTTGAATCATTACAAGATATAAAAAGTGATAAAAAAAGATTTATTGAGTGGACAAAAAATTAG
- the rpsU gene encoding 30S ribosomal protein S21 — MTQVTVGENEGIESALRRFKRQVSKSGIFADLKRLRHHETPIEKYKRKLQQRRKARRR, encoded by the coding sequence TTGACACAAGTTACAGTTGGAGAGAACGAGGGAATTGAGTCTGCCCTTAGAAGATTTAAGAGACAAGTATCTAAGTCGGGAATCTTTGCAGATTTAAAAAGACTTAGACATCACGAAACACCTATTGAAAAATATAAAAGAAAGTTACAACAGAGAAGAAAAGCAAGAAGAAGATAA
- a CDS encoding helix-hairpin-helix domain-containing protein, producing MISKFLSKLKSILFQSAVSPETPLKKEKKAAKPVKTKTKTKTKTKVVNSKKNIETLTTLPGVGAKSAKALYEAGFKTTKAVIAADEKDLLAVSGVGINLVKKLKKLK from the coding sequence ATGATTTCTAAATTTCTCAGCAAACTAAAATCAATTTTATTCCAAAGTGCAGTATCTCCTGAAACTCCTTTAAAGAAAGAAAAAAAAGCAGCAAAGCCTGTAAAAACAAAAACAAAAACAAAAACAAAAACCAAAGTAGTTAATTCTAAGAAAAATATTGAAACTTTAACTACACTTCCAGGTGTTGGAGCAAAAAGTGCAAAAGCTTTGTATGAGGCTGGATTTAAAACAACAAAAGCAGTTATTGCTGCTGATGAAAAAGATCTTCTTGCTGTATCAGGAGTTGGAATAAATCTTGTTAAGAAGCTTAAAAAGCTTAAGTAG
- a CDS encoding uridine kinase family protein, whose translation MKLIFISGPSGSGKTTLSNQIIKKNKDGIVLSTDNYYKTGLISKLLSKFVEGFFDRSISFNNKLLKKDFEFIYKNGNSIIDRYYNFEKKTIQNILNETNNISFLIVEGIFAKEFSNTLNNKDYIFLEIKTKKNECMKRVVQRDIKERGKDKKQAENDFLKSWEIYYAKLKPDSIKNNTNKFIIRKKTDIDKIMKKLFK comes from the coding sequence ATGAAGCTTATTTTTATAAGTGGACCTTCTGGAAGTGGGAAAACAACTTTATCAAATCAAATAATAAAAAAAAATAAAGATGGTATTGTGTTAAGTACCGACAATTACTATAAAACAGGGTTGATTAGTAAATTACTATCAAAATTTGTGGAAGGTTTTTTTGATAGAAGTATTAGTTTTAATAACAAACTATTAAAAAAAGATTTTGAATTTATCTATAAGAATGGAAATTCAATCATTGATCGTTATTATAATTTCGAAAAGAAAACAATTCAAAATATCTTAAACGAAACAAATAATATTAGTTTTTTAATTGTTGAGGGTATATTTGCTAAAGAATTCTCAAACACTTTAAATAATAAAGATTATATTTTTTTAGAAATAAAAACTAAAAAAAATGAGTGCATGAAAAGAGTTGTCCAAAGAGATATAAAGGAAAGGGGGAAGGATAAAAAACAAGCTGAGAATGATTTCTTAAAATCATGGGAAATTTATTACGCAAAATTAAAACCTGACAGCATAAAAAATAATACAAATAAATTCATTATTAGAAAAAAAACTGATATAGATAAAATTATGAAAAAATTATTTAAATAA
- a CDS encoding NAD(P)-binding protein — protein MKSNSRYDLLIIGGGISACVFASKYLKNNIAKKVALIEIGRGLGGRSSTRISKRFKGWKLNHGSPNFNISNSKNNLLLKSYIDELLENKYIKIDDSDIFFLNEDSNLKTIKKSEFSCGVNYLPLDSMSELSKKIIESNNLTGKIDFFFETLIVDLKFVDKEWVLTSKNGDKFKSKYLICSTNLLLHKRSLKILNSNQIPLRKAIPINYDKKIDLLLKFLEEQKFIPRLTFLIYTNQNYSYKDFYSKKQRYFYLNKNLEKKYRFERIIFQLQDNNKLGIVVHSKNIELINSYLNTKDEEVFKQIIITNFNKLFKDNSLVNRLTFDEKISIMKWRASQPSGVAVPLSLQFSRKYRIGFCGDWFQGEGFGRIEGSILSALILEKKINDLFK, from the coding sequence ATGAAAAGTAATTCTAGATATGACTTATTAATAATAGGTGGAGGTATATCTGCCTGTGTTTTTGCTTCTAAGTATCTGAAAAATAATATTGCAAAAAAAGTTGCATTAATTGAAATTGGTCGTGGACTTGGAGGGAGATCAAGTACAAGAATAAGCAAAAGATTTAAAGGGTGGAAACTAAATCATGGTTCTCCAAATTTTAATATATCTAACAGTAAAAATAATCTTCTATTAAAAAGTTATATTGATGAATTATTGGAAAATAAATATATAAAAATTGACGACTCAGACATATTTTTTCTTAATGAGGATTCTAATTTAAAAACCATAAAAAAATCTGAATTTTCTTGCGGGGTTAATTATCTACCTTTAGATTCTATGAGTGAATTATCGAAAAAGATAATTGAGTCAAATAATTTAACAGGGAAAATTGATTTTTTCTTTGAAACTTTAATAGTTGATTTGAAGTTTGTTGATAAGGAATGGGTACTTACATCAAAAAATGGCGATAAATTCAAATCTAAATATCTTATTTGTTCAACTAATTTGTTGTTACATAAAAGATCATTGAAAATATTAAACTCAAATCAAATTCCATTAAGAAAAGCTATTCCTATAAATTATGATAAGAAAATAGATTTACTATTAAAATTTTTAGAAGAACAAAAATTTATTCCTAGGTTAACTTTTTTAATTTATACAAATCAAAATTATAGTTATAAAGATTTTTATTCTAAAAAACAAAGGTATTTTTATTTAAACAAAAATTTAGAAAAAAAATATAGATTTGAAAGAATTATTTTTCAACTGCAAGATAATAATAAGTTAGGAATTGTAGTACATTCAAAAAATATAGAGTTAATTAATTCTTATCTAAATACAAAAGATGAAGAGGTTTTTAAACAAATAATAATTACAAATTTCAATAAACTGTTTAAAGATAATTCTCTAGTAAATAGATTAACATTTGATGAAAAAATATCTATTATGAAATGGAGAGCTTCACAACCTTCTGGAGTTGCCGTTCCATTATCTTTACAATTTAGTAGAAAATATAGAATTGGATTTTGTGGAGATTGGTTTCAAGGAGAGGGATTTGGCAGGATTGAAGGCTCAATTTTAAGTGCTTTAATATTAGAGAAAAAAATAAATGATTTATTTAAATAA
- a CDS encoding peptidase E yields MPCKNIVAIGGGGFGRSLGSLEIEKYIVSLSNKKRPKICFIPTASGDSSLYKLNFYRAFSKLDCLTSHIDFFSRTENLEEKVLTQDIIYVGGGNTKSMLAVWKEWNLNKILRNAYEKGIVMSGVSAGAICWFDKGITDSYAKELAIIDCLGIVKGIACPHFDEEKEREPYVNDIIKREIIDSCICIEGNCALHIKNDFDYSSIDFGNGRNCFRVTRENNIVKKEIL; encoded by the coding sequence ATGCCTTGTAAAAATATAGTTGCAATTGGGGGAGGAGGGTTTGGACGTTCATTAGGCTCTCTTGAAATTGAAAAATATATAGTTTCTTTAAGTAATAAAAAAAGACCTAAAATTTGCTTTATTCCAACAGCATCTGGTGATAGTAGTTTGTACAAACTAAATTTTTATAGAGCATTTTCTAAACTTGATTGTCTAACAAGCCATATTGATTTCTTCTCTAGAACAGAAAACTTAGAAGAGAAAGTTTTAACTCAAGACATAATATATGTTGGTGGAGGAAATACAAAAAGTATGTTAGCTGTTTGGAAAGAATGGAATTTAAATAAAATTTTGCGAAATGCTTATGAAAAAGGAATTGTAATGAGTGGTGTAAGTGCTGGGGCTATTTGTTGGTTTGATAAAGGTATAACTGATTCTTATGCTAAAGAATTAGCCATAATTGATTGCTTAGGCATTGTTAAAGGTATTGCTTGCCCGCATTTCGATGAAGAGAAAGAGAGGGAACCTTACGTTAATGATATTATTAAGAGAGAAATTATTGATTCTTGTATATGTATTGAGGGCAATTGTGCCTTGCATATTAAAAATGATTTTGACTATTCCTCAATTGATTTTGGTAATGGTAGAAACTGTTTTAGAGTCACCAGGGAAAATAATATTGTAAAGAAAGAAATTCTTTGA
- a CDS encoding GNAT family N-acetyltransferase: MNLRQIAIKDQLELKKVYFDSIQSLDEKIYSQEQKRAWSSQAWNNPNFDKSIIKGKGWLISKQGIIIAFATRYPTDRIALFYCKGKFQRKGYGSKLLNKLEEEAKNEGLDSLYTEASLISYELFLKNEWEIIRKEKVIINNIFFERYKMTKNIKIN, from the coding sequence ATGAATTTAAGACAAATTGCCATTAAAGATCAACTGGAATTAAAGAAGGTTTATTTTGATTCAATTCAATCCTTAGATGAAAAAATTTATAGTCAAGAACAAAAAAGAGCCTGGTCAAGCCAAGCTTGGAATAACCCAAATTTTGATAAGTCAATAATTAAAGGTAAAGGATGGCTTATAAGTAAACAAGGAATTATTATTGCTTTTGCCACAAGATATCCCACCGATAGAATTGCACTATTTTACTGTAAAGGTAAATTCCAAAGAAAAGGCTACGGCTCTAAGTTACTTAATAAATTAGAAGAGGAAGCAAAGAACGAAGGTTTAGATTCTCTTTATACTGAAGCGAGCTTAATAAGTTATGAATTATTTCTTAAAAATGAATGGGAAATTATACGTAAAGAAAAAGTTATTATAAATAACATTTTTTTTGAAAGATATAAAATGACTAAAAATATAAAAATTAATTAA
- a CDS encoding DUF3303 domain-containing protein, producing MQLFLADCQFPDIENQVKAYQLFVEAWENGEIAKSDKTDKFEMLFRVHAPGEGRVVCLCKAESDKQIFEHFAPWRAKFGIHMEFTPVISCQNIVDYHKDLFKTLG from the coding sequence ATGCAATTATTTCTTGCAGACTGCCAATTCCCAGATATTGAGAATCAAGTAAAAGCTTATCAATTATTTGTAGAAGCTTGGGAAAATGGTGAAATTGCAAAATCAGATAAAACAGATAAATTTGAGATGTTATTTAGAGTTCATGCTCCAGGGGAGGGGAGGGTAGTTTGTTTATGTAAAGCAGAGAGTGATAAACAAATTTTCGAGCATTTTGCTCCATGGAGAGCCAAATTTGGCATACATATGGAATTTACACCTGTAATAAGTTGTCAAAATATTGTTGATTACCATAAAGATTTGTTCAAAACTTTAGGGTAA
- a CDS encoding DCC1-like thiol-disulfide oxidoreductase family protein: MTSNYTFIYDGECPFCNHFAELLEIKSKLNNIKILDGRKNLNLIKSLLKKGYDLDKGAILLRNEDIFHGADAINTICKQIKNPSSSLLLLLSRIFKSNKRTNLIFPLLVRARRLALISKGISISLV; the protein is encoded by the coding sequence ATGACTTCCAACTATACCTTTATTTATGATGGAGAATGCCCATTCTGCAATCATTTTGCCGAGCTCCTTGAGATCAAAAGCAAGTTAAATAATATTAAAATTCTAGATGGTCGTAAAAATTTAAATCTAATTAAATCCCTCCTAAAGAAAGGATATGACCTAGATAAAGGAGCTATTCTCCTGAGAAATGAAGATATCTTCCATGGGGCAGATGCAATTAATACTATTTGCAAACAGATAAAGAATCCCTCAAGTAGTTTACTTTTATTACTTTCTAGAATATTTAAATCAAATAAACGAACAAATTTGATATTTCCTTTACTAGTCAGAGCCAGAAGATTAGCATTGATATCAAAAGGTATATCAATATCCCTAGTTTAA
- a CDS encoding MBL fold metallo-hydrolase, with translation MTFEATYLGSNGWLIKFKKTNLIIDPWLKGDLIFPPGEWFFKGSLEEEISIDKKIDIILLTQGLPDHCHVPTLEMFRKEIPIICPKSAVETLKKIGFSSIKVLNPTEKTNLFNLSFEATAGAPVPKIENGYIVKDDQDNGFYIEPHGYLDENLNKQSLDAVITPTKNLELPIVGSFVKGADVIPKLINKFNPKYILSSTIGGDAKYSGFLNNFISVQDFEEELDCNLVDLKSMQSIMI, from the coding sequence ATGACTTTTGAAGCGACCTACCTTGGTTCCAATGGTTGGCTCATAAAATTTAAAAAAACCAATTTAATTATTGATCCTTGGCTCAAAGGAGATTTAATATTTCCTCCAGGTGAGTGGTTTTTTAAAGGATCATTAGAAGAAGAAATTTCAATAGATAAAAAAATAGATATTATTTTGTTAACCCAAGGATTACCTGACCACTGTCATGTTCCAACATTAGAAATGTTCAGAAAGGAAATTCCTATAATTTGCCCTAAAAGTGCTGTTGAAACATTAAAAAAAATTGGTTTTAGTTCAATTAAAGTGCTTAATCCCACTGAAAAGACAAATCTTTTTAATTTAAGTTTTGAAGCAACTGCTGGGGCTCCAGTGCCAAAAATAGAAAACGGATATATTGTTAAAGACGATCAAGATAATGGGTTTTATATAGAACCCCATGGATATCTTGATGAAAATTTAAACAAGCAAAGTCTTGATGCAGTTATTACTCCTACAAAAAATTTAGAATTACCCATAGTTGGTTCTTTTGTAAAAGGTGCTGATGTAATCCCTAAATTGATTAACAAATTCAATCCAAAATATATACTTTCAAGCACCATAGGCGGAGATGCAAAATATTCAGGTTTTTTAAATAATTTTATTTCAGTTCAGGACTTTGAAGAGGAATTAGATTGTAATCTTGTAGATCTAAAGAGTATGCAATCTATTATGATTTAA
- the pepN gene encoding aminopeptidase N translates to MINQKNQKSITKYIKLEDYKVFDFEIPEIFLDFVIKKNDVYVTTKLNLVKINKNAKNLFLDGKDILIKKIFIDDLLLEKKHYIQKKNNLEIKNINKDNFTLKIEGIIKPKENTSLLGMYESNGIITTQCEAEGFRRISYHSDRPDILSKYTVRIEADKSDYPVLLSNGNVVKKNNLSNNRHEIFWEDPYPKPSYLFALVAGKLNCVKDNFITKSNKKVKINIYVEYGDEKYVQHAISSLKKSMRWDEKKYNLEYDLSLFNIVAVRHFNMGAMENKSLNIFNSKLILANSETTTDEELERIEGVIGHEYFHNWTGNRVTCRDWFQLSLKEGLTVFRDQQFTSDLHNHEIKRLEDAKFLRRNQFREDSGPTSHPVMPEKYQEIDNFYTTTIYEKGSEIIRMLNKLVKDENFYKGFSNYISTYDGKAATIDQFVDKILEHNKEIDPKKFKVWYKQNGTPKVKLKRIWDQQEEKLTIQASQSNPIKNNSYNNLPLIIPINLAIFCGGNKTIEKTVVLKTKKQEFIFRNVRSNLPVPLVTYFREFSSPVEWESDTTLDEKFLILKYENDFFTLSNTVKAIYKKIISCRLDEKPDHKIENKLISTLISFIKNKDINLSLLSELISIPTFAEIESEIENIDPLKIYKTIDKLNHLFGTKLKEELYFKLKEIEKNLDKVWPEGKNERKIIETIWKLLLSSDDREIKGKIINYVDSNSMTLAKAAMNSFSRINCPERKIISNIFFNKWKNNSVVLDSWFSFNASIEIDEKTSNIEKLFENKFFDSKSPNTLRAILNTFVTRNSTFHAINGSGYKYIAKKIIEFDKLNPIVISRFVKVFSRYNYYSEPYKSNMIETIKQIKKNKLSKNTKEVLDAIID, encoded by the coding sequence ATGATCAATCAAAAAAACCAAAAGAGTATTACAAAATATATAAAACTTGAGGATTACAAAGTTTTTGATTTTGAAATACCAGAAATTTTTTTGGACTTCGTAATTAAGAAAAATGATGTTTACGTTACAACTAAACTTAATTTGGTAAAAATTAATAAGAATGCCAAAAATCTTTTTCTTGATGGTAAAGATATATTAATTAAAAAAATATTTATAGATGACTTACTTTTAGAAAAGAAACACTACATTCAAAAAAAAAATAACTTAGAAATCAAAAATATAAATAAAGATAATTTTACATTAAAAATAGAAGGAATAATTAAACCGAAGGAAAATACATCCCTTCTAGGAATGTATGAGAGCAATGGAATTATAACTACACAATGTGAGGCAGAGGGGTTTAGAAGAATAAGTTACCACTCTGATAGGCCTGATATTCTAAGCAAATACACCGTGAGAATTGAGGCAGACAAGAGTGATTATCCTGTCTTGCTTTCAAATGGTAACGTCGTAAAAAAAAATAATCTTTCAAATAATCGACATGAAATATTTTGGGAAGACCCATATCCTAAACCCTCATATCTATTTGCCTTGGTAGCAGGGAAACTAAACTGTGTAAAAGACAATTTCATAACAAAATCAAATAAAAAAGTAAAAATAAATATCTATGTTGAATATGGCGATGAAAAATATGTTCAACACGCAATAAGTTCCTTGAAGAAATCCATGAGATGGGATGAGAAAAAATATAACCTTGAATACGATCTGTCATTGTTCAACATAGTTGCAGTCAGGCATTTTAATATGGGAGCAATGGAAAATAAAAGTCTTAATATTTTCAACTCAAAACTAATACTCGCTAATTCTGAAACAACAACTGATGAGGAATTAGAAAGAATAGAGGGTGTGATCGGCCATGAATACTTCCATAATTGGACGGGTAATAGGGTAACTTGTAGGGATTGGTTTCAATTATCTCTAAAAGAGGGTTTAACAGTATTCAGAGATCAACAATTCACCTCAGACCTTCATAATCATGAAATTAAGAGACTTGAGGATGCAAAATTTCTTAGAAGAAATCAATTTAGAGAGGATTCTGGACCAACATCACATCCTGTAATGCCGGAAAAATATCAAGAAATAGACAATTTCTATACGACCACGATATACGAAAAAGGATCAGAAATAATAAGAATGCTTAACAAGCTTGTAAAAGATGAAAATTTCTATAAAGGTTTTAGTAATTACATCTCAACATATGACGGTAAGGCAGCAACAATAGACCAATTTGTCGACAAAATTTTAGAGCACAACAAGGAAATCGACCCTAAAAAATTTAAAGTCTGGTACAAGCAAAATGGCACACCAAAAGTTAAATTAAAGAGAATATGGGATCAACAAGAGGAAAAACTTACAATTCAAGCCTCTCAAAGTAATCCAATAAAGAATAACTCATATAATAATTTACCTCTAATAATTCCCATAAATCTGGCTATATTCTGCGGTGGCAATAAAACAATAGAAAAAACAGTTGTTTTAAAAACCAAAAAACAAGAGTTTATTTTTAGGAATGTAAGATCAAACCTCCCAGTCCCTTTAGTAACTTATTTTCGCGAATTCTCTTCTCCAGTTGAGTGGGAATCAGACACTACATTGGATGAAAAATTTTTAATCTTAAAATATGAAAACGATTTTTTTACACTATCTAATACTGTAAAAGCAATTTATAAAAAAATTATTTCATGCAGATTAGATGAAAAACCAGATCATAAAATTGAAAATAAATTAATAAGCACCTTAATATCATTTATAAAAAATAAAGATATTAATTTATCCCTTTTATCAGAATTAATAAGTATTCCGACATTTGCTGAAATTGAATCGGAGATTGAAAATATAGACCCTTTAAAGATATATAAAACGATTGACAAATTAAATCATTTATTTGGTACCAAATTAAAAGAAGAATTATATTTTAAGCTCAAAGAAATAGAGAAAAATCTAGATAAAGTTTGGCCAGAAGGTAAAAATGAAAGAAAAATAATCGAAACAATTTGGAAACTACTCTTAAGCAGTGATGATAGGGAAATTAAAGGCAAAATAATTAATTATGTCGATAGTAATTCGATGACGCTAGCAAAAGCTGCAATGAATTCTTTCAGTAGAATTAATTGTCCTGAAAGAAAAATTATTTCAAATATATTCTTCAATAAATGGAAAAATAATAGTGTCGTTTTGGATAGTTGGTTCTCATTTAATGCATCTATAGAAATTGATGAAAAAACAAGCAACATTGAAAAATTATTTGAAAATAAGTTTTTTGATTCAAAATCACCAAACACTTTAAGAGCTATATTAAATACATTCGTAACAAGAAATAGTACTTTTCATGCAATTAATGGTTCTGGTTATAAATATATTGCAAAAAAGATAATTGAATTTGATAAATTAAATCCAATAGTAATTTCCCGTTTTGTAAAAGTATTTAGTAGATATAATTATTATTCAGAACCTTACAAAAGTAATATGATAGAAACAATAAAGCAGATTAAAAAAAATAAATTGTCAAAAAATACTAAAGAAGTATTAGATGCAATAATAGACTAA
- a CDS encoding photosystem II reaction centre N prot, with protein sequence MFAIALGMSPVEKITVAISASIFIIAFTWVSIKGDLRKLANELIEDNENTQDN encoded by the coding sequence ATGTTTGCTATTGCCCTTGGAATGTCCCCTGTCGAAAAAATCACTGTTGCAATATCTGCTTCAATTTTTATAATTGCCTTTACATGGGTCTCGATTAAGGGAGATTTAAGAAAACTTGCTAATGAACTAATTGAAGATAATGAGAATACTCAAGATAATTAA
- the purT gene encoding formate-dependent phosphoribosylglycinamide formyltransferase produces the protein MKESIFSKKRILLLGSGELGKELVIESKRLGLEVIAIDRYENAPAMQVADYSRVIDMGDKNILKNVIKEFKPDYVVPEIEALSIEALKELEDEGFNIVPNARTVEITMNREKIRDLASKDLKIKTAKFDYIFEFDDLEKKADEIGLPLLLKPLMSSSGKGQSLVETKNDLQNAWKQAQANSRGKVKGVIIEEFINFDFEFTLLSVRKENGENIFCLPIGHLQSNGDYQCSWQPLEIKESLIIEAKRMTSRILNNLNGAGLYGVEFFIKGSEVIFSELSPRPHDTGMVTLVSQNINEFELHLRAFLNLPIPRIDLIEPSATRVILSNQDYPNPIYEGLNEALEFEKTKVLIFGKPVSRKGRRMGVVLSSNSDINLAKKNADEAALKIKVSTT, from the coding sequence ATGAAAGAATCAATTTTTTCTAAAAAGAGAATTTTATTACTTGGTAGTGGCGAGCTTGGAAAAGAATTAGTAATAGAATCCAAAAGATTAGGATTAGAAGTTATCGCAATTGATCGATATGAAAATGCTCCTGCAATGCAAGTTGCTGATTATTCAAGAGTAATTGATATGGGAGATAAAAATATTTTAAAAAATGTTATAAAAGAATTTAAGCCTGATTATGTTGTCCCAGAAATAGAGGCACTTTCAATTGAAGCCCTAAAAGAACTCGAGGATGAAGGATTCAATATTGTTCCCAACGCTAGAACTGTAGAAATTACAATGAATAGAGAGAAAATTAGAGACTTAGCTTCTAAAGATTTAAAAATTAAAACCGCAAAGTTTGATTATATTTTTGAATTTGATGATTTAGAAAAAAAAGCAGATGAAATCGGATTGCCACTTTTACTTAAGCCTTTAATGAGCTCTTCAGGAAAAGGGCAGAGTTTGGTTGAAACAAAAAATGATTTACAAAATGCTTGGAAACAGGCACAAGCAAATTCAAGAGGAAAGGTTAAAGGTGTAATTATTGAAGAATTTATTAATTTTGATTTTGAGTTTACTCTTTTATCTGTAAGAAAAGAAAATGGTGAAAATATTTTTTGTTTACCAATTGGACATCTTCAATCTAATGGAGACTATCAATGTAGTTGGCAACCTTTAGAGATCAAGGAATCCTTAATTATTGAAGCTAAGAGAATGACAAGTAGAATATTAAATAACCTTAATGGAGCTGGATTATACGGAGTAGAATTTTTTATAAAAGGAAGTGAGGTTATATTTTCAGAATTATCTCCAAGACCACACGACACTGGTATGGTTACATTAGTTAGTCAAAATATTAATGAATTTGAATTACATTTAAGGGCTTTTTTAAATTTACCAATACCCCGTATAGATCTAATAGAGCCCTCTGCAACCAGAGTTATACTCTCTAACCAAGACTATCCTAATCCTATTTATGAGGGTCTTAATGAAGCATTAGAATTTGAAAAAACTAAAGTACTCATATTTGGCAAACCAGTTTCCAGAAAAGGCAGAAGAATGGGTGTTGTTCTCTCATCAAATTCTGACATTAATTTGGCTAAAAAAAATGCAGATGAAGCTGCTCTTAAAATAAAAGTCAGTACTACATAA